CTTAGTATGCTTTTATTCTCTTACCGCCATGGAAAGTCTTAAATCTTATGGCACCCGGAGGATGGTTCCTTTACCAGCAGTGAGCTTTCCGGACTTTTAGTGTGTGTCAACTGGTTGAACAAGAGCTCAGAAAAACGCTTCTGTGCCTCAGTCTCGTCCCATTCGACGATAAGCCTATCCTTGGACTCAGCCAACTTCCTCTGTACAAAGGGTTCCATAGCGgctctctcatcatctggGTCTTTTCCGAAGAACAAAGGGCTTGGAATTGGCAATTGAGTCTGACTCACTAGAAAAGAAGCAGTGGCCGCCTCATTCATTGTTTTCTCGACGGGAAACTGAACGAGGCTCGGGCATGGCACTCGTACCATAACATCTGGGGGACATATCTTCCACTCGTACCCGGTGAAGAATATTGGAGCCTCCAATTATCAAGGGTGAAACGAATGTTGCTGGTTTTCCAAACTTCTATTGGACGAACCCTTCAACTTTGCGACAGAAGGTCTTTAATCGGAGTTGTTGCTGTGCTGCCTCGAAATCTTCATCGTTCTTGTCCCATACAAGGTTGTCGTGCTCTTCCTGGCTGTTATACATGCCCATGTTGTCTTTTCAGTGAAGAATACTTTTTGTGATACGAGATAATGAAGATGGGAATTGCTGCGGTGAGGGCTGTTGGGACGTTGTTGGTGGACAACTACTTGCATACAATCCCGGTAGGGCCTGTGATGGGTCGGTGTGTTACAATTGAGCCATTCCAGGTTCTCATTGGATAATCACAAGTCAGGGGACGCTGAAATATGCAGGGAATACCGTGATTTATGATGTGAGTATTCACGTTAGGACTGATTTCACAGGGGAATCAACTTCATTATCATATACTAAGCTTCTAATAATCGCACCTCAGATCTGTGAGTCGAATATGCAGTAAAAGCAGGGCCATCTCACTGAGCCGAGCCAACAACTTCAGCACCAGCCGTCCTGCCATACACAACACACTCCAGCAGGGAAGATCCTCCCAGGCGATTATCCCCATGAATACCTCCTGTAATCTCACCAGCAGCAAAAAGGCCAGGAATAGGCACAAGCTTGTCCtcactcttcttcaacacacGGGCCTTCTGATCAATGGCGACTCCTCCCATGGTGAAATGTGTGATAGGCGTTAGANNNNNNNNNNNNNNNNNNNNNNNNNNNNNNNNNNNNNNNNNNNNNNNNNNNNNNNNNNNNNNNNNNNNNNNNNNNNNNNNNNNNNNNNNNNNNNNNNNNNNNNNNNNNNNNNNNNNNNNNNNNNNNNNNNNNNNNNNNNNNNNNNNNNNNNNNNNNNNNNNNNNNNNNNNNNNNNNNNNNNNNNNNNNNNNNNNNNNNNNNNNNNNNNNNNNNNNNNNNNNNNNNNNNNNNNNNNNNNNNNNNNNNNNNNNNNNCCAATGTGGTTAGCCGATGCAGCAGAGGCACCAGGGTCAAGAAGAATAGTAATATCCCATTGCTTGATGACACCGTCGCCATCAGTGGCAGTTGGAAGCTTCATAATAGCGTTGCTGACATGCTCACGAGTATCCATCTCGTTTACAAAGCGAGAACCCTCGGGTGAAAGAAGAATACCGCCTTCACCACGGAGCATCTCAGCCGCGAGAAACTTGAGCATGGAGTTGGGCGTCGCGGGATCAACGAAGCCTGTTGGATGAATTTGCACGCTGTCCATATCTAATAGCTCAGCTCCAACAGCGGTGAGAATATCGTGAGACCCCGGCCTCTCCTCGTTCGTCGAAGGGATACCCTTTAGGTCAGGGCGATAACGTGCTAGAAGACCTGTGGCATCTCCAGCGAAGCCACCACTAGCGAATAAGACTGATCCCTCAATGTTGTGCCTCTTCCCTTCCAATTCGTATTCGACACCTTTGACGGTGTTTCCCTCCTTAAGTAATGCCTTGACTTCAGCAAGGTTGGTAATAGAGAACTTCCCATTCTccttgagtttgttgagTAAAGCGATGATAATGGCGGCTCCGGGCGGTGTCTTTCCAGCGCCGCGGTGAGTGCGAGCAATGCTGTGGCCACCAAGTGGTGCCACGACGCTGAGATCTACAccgatctcatcaacaagccaGTTGACTGCAGCTGCTGACTCGGTAGTGAGTTTTGTGATGAGAGCCTCACGATCGACAGGAGGTTGTGTGAGATGGAACCGTGACCCAGCCGATCTGACAGAGTCGCTGTAGAAAAGTGTATCGCTCTCCACGCCAGCAGCGCGCTGAAACTTGGTGCCCGCACCGTTAATACCAGACGAAGCCTTGATGCTGTTACCGCCAGGCTTAGGGGCGcgatcaagaagatgaaccGATGGAGCCCCGTGCTGAAGAGCCTCATACGATGCTGATAAACCAGCGAGGCCGGAGccgacgacgacgacgggACGCGTGGACATGGTCTTTGAGAAAACAGAAGTTACAGTAGAAGTTTTAATGATGTTTCCGTAGAGCATAGCAGTAAGTGCGACTGCGAAGCCAATGCATGAAAGGAACAGGATCTGCGGCCTGCTCATTGTCCAGCGAAGGATGCGAGGCATTGGGTTATTATTGCGGGGACGGCACTCATGGGCGGTATCGGCGATTTATACGATTGCAGCTGCAATGATCGTTGTGATTGCTCAGCGTGAGGTGTTGGATCATGGTGGACTGTTGTGGTCGTGGCTCACGGCTCATCAGGTGATTCTGTTACATCGTACGATGCGTGAGAATGAAGCTTCTCCGGTCTAGAAGGAGAAAGGGGTTTGGAGATGTTACGACGCATGATGTAGTCGTAATATGCCGAAGATCTCGGCAGACGTGAATAAGTTTAGAGATTAGTAGATTCAAGATTGATAATTGCTTTTGCCTTTTCCCGATTATCGGTCGTGGTACCAATCGGTCGGTCCCGGTTTTCCGGAGCTGGACGGCCCCACCCTTCGGGATGACGGGAGGATGAAACAGGTGCAACGGCAACAAACGATACTTTCCGTATCACGTTAAGAAGATCATTACAAAGAAAGCATATCGGTCTAGGATCAGTCTCAGATGAGTACAGTTCCCCATTGTGCCTTGTGGCTGTCATCAAGTGGCCTGCACGATGAACCTGCAGGAACCATGATCCATATGACGATTGAGACTATGATCGAGATTCTAGTGCGCCTCACAAGGCATAGTCTGCCATTTAGCAACTGTTTACAGAAGCTGGCACAGGCGTCTGGTCGCTCCACTACCTGCATTGATCTCAGAATATCGTAGCGCTGGTGAATCGATTACAGGTGCAATCAATCAACTTCGAGACATTGAACATGAGGTTCCTCATTTTTTCCATATGTACAGTACCAAGCTTATTATGCCACATGCTAGCCACCATCTAATGAGCCGCGATGCTTCAGCGGCGGTTGTAAATACAAAAGCCAACGATCGCTGGCCGGTACAGCGAGTGACCTTCTAAAACTCCTTTAATGCAACGGACTCAAACCACCTGTTCGCCGAAATTGGGAACGTATACATCCTATTTTATAAGAATCCAAGTCGTAACGCGTGAAATGCAAAATCTTCATCAAAGCACGTCTAAGCAAGGTTTTGCTCGGCCTTGTGGTGACGGTGTGCCCGACCCTCATCGGACCAGGGGAAGTGGATGACGGGAACCTGGAAGAAGGAGTTGCTAATAACTTGTTAGTgatatatacttttatatgCCGAGGTGGTGAAACATGCCTGCTGTCTTGGAGACCGGCGAGGGCATNNNNNNNNNNNNNNNNNNNNNNNNNNNNNNNNNNNNNNNNNNNNNNNNNNNNNNNNNNNNNNNNNNNNNNNNNNNNNNNNNNNNNNNNNNNNNNNNNNNNNNNNNNNNNNNNNNNNNNNNNNNNNNNNNNNNNNNNNNNNNNNNNNNNNNNNNNNNNNNNNNNNNNNNNNNNNNNNNNNNNNNNNNNNNNNNNNNNNNNNNNNNNNNNNNNNNNNNNNNNNNNNNNNNNNNNNNNNNNNNNNNNNNNNNNNNNNNNNNNNNNNNNNNNNNNNNNNNNNNNNNNNNNNNNNNNNNNNNNNNNNNNNNNNNNNNNNNNNNNNNNNNNNNNNNNNNNNNNNNNNNNNNNNNNNNNNNNNNNNNNNNNNNNNNNNNNNNNNNNNNNNNNNNNNNNNNNNNNNNNNNNNNNNNNNNNNNNNNNNNNNNNNNNNNNNNNNNNNNNNNNNNNNNNNNNNNNNNNNNNNNNNNNNNNNNNNNNNNNNNNNNNNNNNNNNNNNNNNNNNNNNNNNNNNNNNNNNNNNNNNNNNNNNNNN
This genomic stretch from Fusarium oxysporum f. sp. lycopersici 4287 chromosome 2, whole genome shotgun sequence harbors:
- a CDS encoding hypothetical protein (At least one base has a quality score < 10), which translates into the protein MSTRPVVVVGSGLAGLSASYEALQHGAPSVHLLDRAPKPGGNSIKASSGINGAGTKFQRAAGVESDTLFYSDSVRSAGSRFHLTQPPVDREALITKLTTESAAAVNWLVDEIGVDLSVVAPLGGHSIARTHRGAGKTPPGAAIIIALLNKLKENGKFSITNLAEVKALLKEGNTVKGVEYELEGKRHNIEGSVLFASGGFAGDATGLLARYRPDLKGIPSTNEERPGSHDILTAVGAELLDMDSVQIHPTGFVDPATPNSMLKFLAAEMLRGEGGILLSPEGSRFVNEMDTREHVSNAIMKLPTATDGDGVIKQWDITILLDPDLRPYRDYNMGMYNSQEEHDNLVWDKNDEDFEAAQQQLRLKTFCRKVEGFVQ